One part of the Mariniflexile litorale genome encodes these proteins:
- a CDS encoding DUF2383 domain-containing protein encodes MKSSEKILGKLNGLLLMNYETEKVYLEALDLATDDNLKAFFRERGFERNEFGRQLRAEIVKLNGKPKEFGVLSSYFDRILTNFKDYFLLNIENDLIEEVYSLKRSSIEKYNELLREINLPLSTCKLLVKQRDSIYSHMNAMKRQEEFVV; translated from the coding sequence ATGAAGTCTTCAGAAAAAATTTTAGGAAAGCTCAATGGTTTATTACTTATGAACTATGAGACTGAAAAAGTTTATTTAGAGGCCCTTGATTTAGCTACTGATGATAATTTAAAAGCATTTTTTAGAGAAAGAGGTTTTGAGAGAAATGAATTCGGTAGACAGTTGAGAGCAGAAATTGTAAAATTAAACGGTAAACCCAAAGAATTTGGGGTGTTAAGTAGTTATTTTGATAGAATTTTGACGAATTTTAAAGATTACTTTTTATTAAATATTGAAAACGATTTAATAGAAGAAGTTTATAGTTTGAAAAGATCAAGTATTGAAAAATACAACGAACTGTTAAGAGAAATTAATTTACCATTATCTACCTGCAAATTATTGGTAAAACAACGCGATAGTATTTATAGTCATATGAATGCGATGAAGCGACAAGAAGAGTTTGTTGTGTAA
- a CDS encoding methyltransferase: MSSEPFKFKQFKIHQDQCAMKIGTDGVLLGAWASIQQNPFSILDIGAGTGIISLMLAQRSNAEVLDAIEIDDNAYEQCVNNFEQSPWGDRLFCYHASLDEFVEEIEDQYDLIISNPPFYSENYKSENQQRDLARFNDALPFDHLIESASKLLSENGTFSVIIPFKEEEIFINLAAAFNLFPNSILQVKGNPTSEIKRSLIEFSFSESAVKKETLIIETGRHEYTEDYIHLTKDFYLKM, encoded by the coding sequence ATGTCTAGCGAACCTTTCAAATTCAAACAATTTAAAATTCATCAAGATCAATGTGCCATGAAAATTGGCACCGATGGTGTACTTCTTGGTGCTTGGGCCTCCATACAACAGAATCCATTTTCTATATTAGATATTGGAGCAGGTACGGGTATCATTTCGCTTATGTTGGCACAACGTAGCAACGCTGAAGTTCTTGATGCCATTGAAATTGACGATAATGCATATGAACAATGTGTAAATAATTTTGAACAATCACCATGGGGAGATAGACTTTTTTGTTACCATGCGTCTTTAGATGAATTTGTTGAAGAAATTGAAGATCAATACGACCTTATTATATCAAATCCCCCATTTTATTCAGAGAATTACAAGTCTGAAAACCAACAACGCGATTTAGCACGATTTAACGACGCTTTACCTTTTGACCACTTAATCGAAAGCGCCTCTAAATTATTATCTGAAAATGGCACCTTCTCGGTTATCATTCCCTTTAAAGAAGAAGAAATCTTTATTAACCTAGCTGCTGCTTTTAATTTATTCCCAAACAGTATTTTACAGGTTAAAGGAAATCCAACTTCTGAAATTAAAAGAAGCCTTATCGAGTTCTCTTTTAGCGAAAGCGCTGTAAAAAAAGAAACTCTTATTATTGAAACGGGACGCCATGAATACACCGAAGACTACATACATTTGACAAAAGACTTTTATTTAAAAATGTAA
- a CDS encoding acyl-CoA dehydrogenase family protein encodes MKPDLFEAPDYYNLDDLLSEEHKLVRDTARTWVKREVSPIIEDYAQKAKFPMQIINGLAGIGAFASYIPTKYGGAGLDQISYGLIMQEIERGDSGIRSTASVQSSLVMYPIWKYGTEKQRQKYLPKLASGEWMGCFGLTEPDHGSNPSSMATNFKDKGDHYLLNGAKMWISNAPFAQVAVVWAKDEKEKIHGLLVERGMKGFTTPEIHNKWSLRASATGELIFDNVKIPKENLLPNKSGLGAALSCLDSARYGIAWGAIGAAMDCYDTALRYSKERMQFGKPIGQFQLQQKKLAEMITEITKAQLLTWRLGVLRNENKATSAQISMAKRNNVAMAITIAREARQILGAMGITGEYSIMRHSMNLESVITYEGTHDIHLLITGLDITGLNAFK; translated from the coding sequence ATGAAACCAGATTTATTCGAAGCACCAGATTATTACAATCTGGATGATTTACTTTCCGAAGAGCATAAATTAGTTCGCGATACTGCTAGAACTTGGGTAAAACGTGAGGTTTCACCTATCATAGAAGACTACGCACAAAAAGCAAAATTCCCTATGCAAATTATTAATGGTTTAGCAGGAATTGGTGCTTTTGCATCTTATATCCCCACAAAATATGGTGGTGCTGGTTTAGACCAAATTAGTTATGGTTTGATTATGCAGGAAATAGAACGTGGTGATTCTGGTATTCGTAGTACCGCATCAGTACAATCTAGCTTAGTGATGTATCCCATTTGGAAATATGGTACCGAGAAGCAACGTCAAAAATATTTACCAAAATTAGCAAGTGGCGAATGGATGGGTTGCTTTGGTTTAACCGAACCCGACCACGGCAGTAACCCAAGTAGTATGGCAACCAACTTTAAAGACAAAGGAGACCACTACCTTTTAAACGGTGCAAAAATGTGGATAAGCAATGCGCCTTTTGCACAAGTAGCCGTTGTTTGGGCTAAAGATGAAAAAGAAAAAATACACGGCCTACTGGTTGAACGCGGTATGAAAGGCTTCACGACTCCAGAAATACACAATAAATGGTCGCTTCGTGCATCTGCAACTGGCGAACTTATTTTTGATAACGTAAAAATACCTAAAGAAAATTTACTGCCAAACAAATCTGGATTGGGAGCAGCGTTAAGCTGTTTAGATTCTGCACGATATGGTATTGCTTGGGGTGCTATTGGTGCTGCCATGGATTGTTATGATACCGCATTACGCTACAGTAAAGAACGTATGCAATTTGGCAAACCTATTGGTCAATTTCAACTACAACAAAAAAAGTTAGCTGAAATGATTACTGAAATCACCAAAGCGCAACTTTTAACTTGGCGTCTTGGAGTTTTACGCAACGAAAACAAAGCAACCTCAGCACAAATATCGATGGCAAAACGCAACAATGTAGCTATGGCTATAACCATTGCCCGAGAAGCTAGACAAATTTTGGGAGCCATGGGTATAACAGGAGAATATTCCATTATGCGCCACTCTATGAATCTGGAAAGTGTGATTACTTATGAAGGCACGCACGACATTCACCTACTAATTACAGGTTTAGATATTACAGGTTTAAACGCTTTTAAATAA
- a CDS encoding metallophosphoesterase family protein: MLSARKRLDNAYKNAKIINFDDTSKFILFSDCHRGDNSFADDFANNRNVYFHALKQYYAQGFQYCEIGDGDELWENLSFEPIFEAHKNVYMLLKQFHKENRLHMIWGNHDMVYRNPNYVKKHLSTYFDKTLGIDVDLFPGIEYHEGIILRHTTSNQDLFLTHGHQADWWNYLFWKWSRFMVRILWKPLNVMGIADPTSPAKNYSELIKVERRTKKWIIENNNLITIVGHTHRPRFPEPGDIAFFNDGSCVHPRSITGIEIENGQISLIKWYIDTNDDGVLQIVRVLLEGPKKLIDYKTNS, translated from the coding sequence ATGCTTTCAGCCAGAAAAAGATTAGACAACGCTTATAAAAATGCTAAAATCATCAACTTTGATGATACAAGTAAATTTATATTATTCAGTGATTGCCACCGAGGCGATAATAGTTTTGCTGACGATTTTGCCAACAACAGAAATGTCTATTTTCACGCCTTAAAGCAATATTATGCTCAAGGTTTTCAATATTGTGAAATTGGGGATGGTGATGAGCTCTGGGAAAACCTCTCCTTCGAACCTATTTTTGAAGCTCATAAAAATGTGTATATGCTATTGAAGCAATTTCATAAAGAAAACAGATTACACATGATATGGGGAAATCACGACATGGTTTATAGAAACCCAAACTATGTAAAAAAACATTTATCCACATATTTTGATAAAACTTTAGGCATAGATGTGGATTTATTTCCGGGCATTGAATATCATGAAGGCATTATTTTAAGACATACCACATCGAACCAAGATCTATTTTTAACACATGGGCATCAAGCAGATTGGTGGAATTATTTATTTTGGAAATGGAGCCGATTTATGGTTAGAATACTTTGGAAACCATTGAATGTTATGGGAATTGCCGACCCTACAAGTCCTGCAAAAAACTATAGTGAACTGATAAAAGTAGAGCGCAGAACCAAAAAATGGATTATTGAAAACAATAATTTAATAACCATTGTTGGTCACACGCATCGTCCGCGTTTCCCAGAACCGGGTGACATTGCTTTTTTTAACGACGGAAGCTGTGTGCACCCGAGAAGCATTACAGGTATCGAGATTGAAAACGGGCAGATTTCACTTATTAAATGGTACATAGACACTAATGATGATGGTGTTCTTCAAATAGTAAGAGTATTGCTTGAAGGCCCTAAAAAGTTGATTGATTATAAAACAAATTCCTAG
- a CDS encoding 2Fe-2S iron-sulfur cluster-binding protein — protein sequence MDQDITIKITDRDGVTHEVVAPTDMAMNLMEVVRSYELAPEGTIGICGGMAMCASCQCYVLSDTTLPEMSDDEEAMLSEAFDVKDNSRLGCQIQMTPDMNGLEVELAPES from the coding sequence ATGGATCAAGATATTACTATAAAAATCACAGATAGAGACGGAGTTACTCATGAGGTAGTGGCACCAACAGATATGGCTATGAATTTAATGGAAGTAGTGCGTAGTTACGAGCTAGCTCCAGAGGGTACCATCGGTATCTGCGGCGGTATGGCTATGTGTGCCTCTTGTCAGTGTTATGTTTTGAGCGATACGACATTACCTGAAATGAGTGACGACGAAGAAGCTATGCTTTCTGAAGCTTTTGACGTAAAAGATAATAGCCGTTTAGGATGTCAAATTCAAATGACTCCAGATATGAACGGACTTGAAGTAGAATTGGCTCCAGAGAGTTAA
- a CDS encoding NifU family protein: MTSEEVRLNVEKALDEIRPFLQSDGGDISLLSIENNDTLVKVQLQGACVGCTVNQMTLKSGVEMTIKKYVPQIEQVLNIQS, encoded by the coding sequence ATGACGTCAGAAGAAGTTAGACTAAATGTCGAGAAAGCATTAGATGAAATTCGTCCATTTTTGCAAAGTGATGGCGGTGATATCTCATTGTTATCTATAGAAAATAACGATACCTTGGTAAAGGTACAGTTACAAGGCGCTTGCGTTGGTTGTACCGTAAACCAAATGACGCTTAAATCGGGTGTTGAAATGACTATTAAGAAATATGTGCCACAAATAGAGCAAGTTCTTAATATTCAATCTTAA
- a CDS encoding Mrp/NBP35 family ATP-binding protein encodes MKLNKQDILKALESITVVGEGQNMVESGAVTNVVTFGDEVIVDITIKNPSLQAKKRTEVDILKTIHEQVYEKAKITINVKVDAPAKPKVNVVKGNPIPGIQNIVAVASGKGGVGKSTVTANLAVTLAKMGFKVGVLDADIYGPSIPIMFDVEAEKPLAVNIEGKSKMKPVENYGVKVLSIGFFTQPNQAVVWRGPMAAKALNQMIFDAHWGELDFMLIDLPPGTGDIHLSIMQSLPITGAVVVSTPQNVALADARKGVAMFQQESIDVPVLGIIENMAYFTPAELPNNKYYIFGKEGAKNLAEDLQVPFLGELPLVQSIREAGDVGRPAALQTATELEQAFEKITQNVVQEVVRRNDNLPPTEAIKITTMAGCSAVKKK; translated from the coding sequence ATGAAGCTGAACAAACAAGATATACTTAAAGCGTTAGAATCTATTACAGTAGTTGGAGAAGGGCAAAACATGGTTGAAAGCGGTGCTGTAACCAATGTAGTGACTTTTGGTGATGAGGTTATTGTAGATATTACTATAAAAAACCCAAGCCTTCAAGCTAAAAAACGTACCGAAGTCGATATTTTAAAAACCATTCACGAACAAGTTTACGAAAAAGCTAAAATAACCATTAACGTAAAAGTTGATGCGCCAGCAAAACCAAAAGTAAATGTTGTAAAAGGAAACCCAATTCCGGGTATTCAAAATATAGTTGCAGTAGCTTCTGGTAAAGGAGGAGTAGGAAAATCTACAGTTACCGCAAATTTAGCAGTAACTTTAGCCAAAATGGGTTTTAAAGTTGGTGTTTTGGATGCCGATATTTATGGGCCATCCATTCCTATTATGTTCGATGTTGAAGCTGAAAAACCTTTAGCAGTTAATATTGAAGGAAAATCTAAAATGAAGCCTGTTGAGAATTACGGTGTAAAAGTACTATCTATTGGATTTTTTACTCAGCCTAATCAAGCAGTTGTTTGGAGAGGGCCTATGGCAGCAAAAGCTTTAAACCAAATGATTTTTGATGCTCATTGGGGTGAATTAGATTTTATGTTAATTGATTTGCCGCCAGGAACCGGTGATATTCATTTAAGTATCATGCAATCACTTCCAATAACAGGAGCAGTAGTTGTTAGTACACCACAGAATGTGGCTTTAGCTGATGCACGTAAAGGTGTTGCCATGTTTCAACAAGAAAGTATTGATGTGCCTGTATTAGGAATTATAGAAAATATGGCATACTTTACACCAGCAGAACTTCCCAATAATAAATATTATATCTTTGGAAAAGAGGGTGCTAAAAATTTAGCAGAAGATTTACAAGTACCATTTTTAGGGGAACTACCTTTGGTACAAAGCATTCGAGAAGCAGGCGATGTGGGCAGACCAGCAGCATTACAAACTGCTACCGAGTTAGAACAAGCATTTGAAAAAATAACACAAAATGTTGTACAAGAAGTAGTGAGACGTAATGATAATTTACCACCTACCGAAGCAATAAAAATCACAACCATGGCTGGATGTTCAGCAGTTAAAAAGAAATAA
- a CDS encoding MGMT family protein, with the protein MQQDTLNFFDKVYEVAKQIPYGRVTSYGAIAIYLGAARSARMVGYAMNGSVAKDVPAHRVVNRKGLLTGKHHFDGTNLMQQLLESEGVKVVENQIQDFDKVFWNPSENL; encoded by the coding sequence ATGCAACAAGACACATTGAATTTTTTTGACAAAGTTTATGAGGTTGCTAAACAAATCCCTTACGGAAGAGTGACTAGTTATGGTGCGATAGCCATCTATCTTGGTGCTGCAAGAAGTGCTCGTATGGTTGGATATGCTATGAATGGTTCGGTAGCTAAAGATGTGCCAGCACACCGTGTGGTTAATAGAAAAGGCTTATTAACAGGTAAGCATCATTTTGATGGTACAAATTTAATGCAGCAGCTTTTAGAAAGTGAAGGTGTTAAAGTCGTTGAAAACCAAATTCAAGATTTTGACAAGGTGTTTTGGAATCCTTCTGAGAATTTGTAA
- a CDS encoding LysE family transporter, translated as MNITIIFFLGLIIALVGVVPPGLLNMTAAKISLKEGHTRGVVFSMGVCAIVLIQTYVAAIFASYLSHHSEIVDILQRVAFVIFVLITIYFLFISKKEPKEVAEPEIRSKKSRFFQGVFMSSINVFPIPYQAYMTITIASFGWLDFHQISIISYVAGAAMGTFVMLYVYMFFFDRIKNKSITSQKSMNYLIGAVTGMISIITLINIIKEM; from the coding sequence GTGAATATAACCATTATCTTTTTTTTAGGTTTGATTATAGCTTTAGTAGGTGTTGTTCCTCCAGGTTTATTAAACATGACTGCAGCAAAAATAAGCTTAAAAGAAGGACATACTAGAGGTGTTGTTTTTTCTATGGGAGTTTGCGCCATTGTGCTAATACAAACTTATGTGGCTGCTATTTTTGCAAGTTATTTAAGTCATCATTCCGAAATTGTAGACATACTTCAACGGGTGGCATTCGTTATTTTTGTTCTTATAACAATCTACTTTTTATTTATATCAAAAAAGGAACCTAAAGAAGTTGCAGAACCTGAAATACGCAGTAAAAAAAGCCGCTTTTTTCAAGGTGTTTTTATGTCAAGTATTAATGTGTTTCCCATTCCCTATCAAGCGTATATGACGATTACCATCGCATCGTTTGGATGGTTGGATTTTCATCAAATTAGTATCATTTCGTATGTGGCAGGAGCCGCCATGGGGACTTTCGTTATGCTGTATGTGTATATGTTTTTTTTCGATAGAATAAAGAATAAGTCTATTACGTCGCAAAAAAGCATGAATTACCTTATAGGAGCTGTTACTGGTATGATTTCAATAATCACCTTAATTAATATTATCAAAGAAATGTAG
- the trmB gene encoding tRNA (guanosine(46)-N7)-methyltransferase TrmB: protein MGSKNKLKRFRENETFDNVYQPTRDALVNKMFALKGNWNRSVFKNNNPLVLELGCGKGEYSVALAKKYPNKNFIGIDIKGARFWRGAKTAVAENISNVAFLRTQIELIDHAFGANEVDEIWITFPDPQIKYKRTKHRMTNAEFLKRYKIILKENGIVNLKTDSEFMHGYTLGLLHGAGHEVLYANHNVYKQEGSPEEVTSIQTFYESQYLEQNKPITYIRFKIK, encoded by the coding sequence TTGGGAAGTAAAAATAAACTAAAGAGATTTAGAGAAAACGAAACGTTTGATAACGTATACCAACCAACAAGAGATGCGTTGGTTAATAAAATGTTTGCTTTAAAAGGAAACTGGAATAGATCGGTTTTTAAAAACAACAATCCATTGGTGTTAGAATTAGGCTGTGGTAAAGGAGAATATTCGGTTGCATTAGCTAAAAAATATCCTAATAAAAATTTTATTGGAATCGATATAAAAGGTGCCCGTTTTTGGCGAGGTGCAAAAACAGCTGTAGCAGAAAATATTTCAAATGTGGCATTTTTGCGTACACAAATAGAACTTATAGATCATGCATTTGGAGCTAATGAGGTTGATGAAATTTGGATTACCTTCCCAGACCCTCAAATAAAATACAAACGTACCAAACACCGCATGACGAATGCCGAGTTTTTAAAACGTTATAAAATAATCTTAAAAGAAAATGGTATTGTAAACCTAAAAACCGATAGTGAATTTATGCATGGCTACACTTTAGGGTTGTTGCATGGTGCGGGACATGAGGTTTTATACGCTAACCATAATGTTTACAAACAAGAAGGCAGTCCAGAAGAAGTTACAAGTATTCAAACCTTTTACGAATCGCAGTATTTGGAACAAAATAAACCAATAACGTATATTCGGTTTAAAATTAAATAG
- a CDS encoding glycosyltransferase: MKKRILIAPLNWGLGHAARCIPIINALIINDFEPIIASDGVALKLLQKEFPRLSSVELPSYNITYAKNGKFLKLKLLTDSPKLLKAIKAEKKATKNIIENNNVSGIISDNRLGVYSKKVPSVFITHQLKVLSGTTTWFSTKIHEKFIKKFDVCWVPDVESSINLSGKLGHPDTFEIPTRYMGPLSRFEKRYATIVNDIMVLLSGPEPQRTILENKLLSELKNYSGKVVFVKGIMEKEQTIQIMGNITFYNFMTSNLLEKTINESAVVISRSGYTTVMDLAKLNKKAFLIPTPGQFEQEYLAARLTELNLAPSCNQQIFTLDKLKVLKDFTGLKSFDYETDFKKLFSLFERK, from the coding sequence ATGAAAAAACGTATTTTAATAGCACCTTTAAATTGGGGTTTAGGACATGCTGCACGATGCATTCCTATTATAAATGCACTCATAATAAACGACTTTGAGCCCATCATTGCTAGCGATGGCGTGGCACTTAAACTATTACAAAAAGAGTTCCCAAGATTATCATCGGTTGAATTACCATCTTACAATATTACTTATGCTAAAAACGGCAAGTTTTTAAAATTAAAATTGCTCACAGATTCTCCCAAATTACTAAAAGCTATTAAAGCCGAAAAAAAAGCTACTAAAAATATTATTGAAAATAATAATGTTTCAGGGATTATTTCGGATAATAGATTAGGAGTTTATAGCAAAAAAGTACCATCGGTTTTTATTACCCATCAATTGAAGGTTTTAAGTGGTACTACTACTTGGTTTAGCACTAAAATTCATGAGAAATTTATTAAAAAATTTGATGTTTGTTGGGTTCCTGATGTTGAATCCAGCATAAATCTAAGCGGAAAATTGGGACATCCAGATACTTTTGAAATACCAACAAGGTATATGGGTCCTTTAAGCAGATTTGAAAAACGGTACGCAACTATTGTAAACGACATTATGGTTTTACTATCTGGTCCTGAGCCCCAACGTACCATACTTGAAAACAAACTTTTAAGTGAGTTAAAAAACTACTCAGGTAAAGTGGTTTTTGTAAAAGGTATTATGGAAAAAGAACAAACTATTCAGATAATGGGTAACATAACCTTTTATAATTTTATGACGTCTAATTTGTTGGAAAAAACGATTAATGAAAGTGCTGTAGTTATATCACGATCAGGCTACACTACTGTTATGGATTTAGCTAAACTTAATAAAAAGGCTTTTTTAATACCAACACCTGGACAATTTGAACAAGAATATTTAGCGGCTAGACTTACGGAATTAAATTTAGCACCTAGTTGCAATCAACAAATTTTCACGTTAGATAAATTAAAAGTATTGAAGGATTTTACAGGTTTGAAATCTTTTGATTACGAAACCGATTTTAAAAAATTATTCAGCCTTTTCGAGCGTAAATGA
- a CDS encoding ATP-binding protein yields MQPKFKKSYKFAIKTSLYITIYVTLLSSVFLYVFYSFNFGYILLLAISTYLFSFIVIQFRVERFIYKRVKKIYDDLTLLESTSITKGTITTDMKTLTQEIDKFARDKKIEIESLKVKEQYRKEFLGNVSHELKTPLFTVQGYILTLLDGAMNDKNLREKYLERASKGVERLGYIVKDLDMITKLEVGDLSLNPEIFNIVELVENVFDMLEMKAAKKRITLTFDTDYSKPILVNADKERIQQVLANLIVNSIKYGREKGTTEISIENLIKNKVIVRVTDNGEGIEKKDLARIFERFYRVDKSGSRKEGGSGLGLSIVKHIIEAHHEKIYVESEFGVGSEFSFTLEKAE; encoded by the coding sequence ATGCAACCAAAATTTAAAAAATCATATAAGTTTGCTATAAAAACATCGCTTTATATAACTATATATGTAACGCTCTTATCGAGTGTTTTTTTATACGTTTTTTATTCTTTTAATTTCGGGTATATATTATTGCTGGCCATTAGTACCTATCTATTTTCTTTTATTGTAATTCAATTTAGGGTAGAACGGTTTATTTATAAACGCGTAAAAAAAATATACGATGATTTGACACTTTTAGAATCAACAAGTATAACAAAAGGTACTATAACTACTGATATGAAAACCCTAACGCAAGAAATCGATAAGTTTGCGCGCGATAAAAAGATAGAAATTGAATCGCTTAAGGTTAAGGAGCAGTATAGAAAAGAATTTTTGGGCAACGTGTCGCACGAATTAAAAACCCCCCTATTTACCGTTCAAGGTTATATTTTAACATTGCTTGATGGTGCTATGAACGATAAAAACCTGAGAGAAAAATATTTAGAGCGGGCAAGTAAAGGCGTAGAAAGACTCGGTTATATCGTGAAAGATTTAGACATGATAACCAAACTAGAAGTGGGTGATTTAAGTTTGAATCCTGAAATTTTTAATATTGTAGAATTGGTTGAAAATGTGTTTGATATGCTTGAAATGAAGGCAGCTAAAAAAAGAATCACACTTACGTTTGACACGGATTATTCAAAACCCATTTTAGTGAATGCCGATAAAGAACGTATTCAACAAGTATTGGCAAACCTTATTGTAAACTCAATAAAATACGGAAGAGAAAAAGGCACCACCGAAATAAGTATTGAGAACCTTATAAAAAACAAAGTTATTGTAAGGGTTACCGATAATGGGGAGGGTATTGAAAAAAAGGATTTGGCACGTATATTCGAGCGGTTTTATAGAGTCGATAAAAGTGGTTCACGAAAAGAAGGTGGTTCTGGTTTAGGGCTTTCCATAGTGAAGCATATTATTGAAGCTCATCATGAAAAAATATATGTAGAGAGTGAATTTGGTGTTGGAAGTGAATTTTCATTTACGCTCGAAAAGGCTGAATAA
- a CDS encoding response regulator transcription factor, producing MKKKDIKILLVDDEPDILEIVGYNLSNEGYQVITAENGSEGVKKAKKELPNLIILDVMMPEMDGIEACELIRKNPDLQNTLIVFLTARGEDYSQVAGFDAGADDYITKPIKPKVLVSKVKALLRRFKEDEAVDSFKIGSLEINRDEYKITSKGKEIILPRKEFELLSLLASKPGKVFKRDEILDSVWGNEVVVGGRTIDVHIRKLREKIGDESFKTIKGVGYKFVE from the coding sequence ATGAAAAAGAAAGATATTAAAATATTATTAGTAGATGATGAACCAGATATTTTAGAAATAGTTGGTTATAATTTATCTAATGAAGGTTATCAAGTAATTACTGCCGAAAATGGTAGTGAGGGCGTTAAAAAAGCAAAAAAAGAACTTCCAAACTTAATTATTCTGGATGTGATGATGCCAGAAATGGATGGCATTGAAGCGTGCGAATTAATTAGAAAAAATCCAGATTTACAAAATACTCTTATTGTGTTTCTAACGGCTAGAGGTGAAGATTATTCGCAAGTGGCTGGTTTTGATGCAGGTGCCGATGATTATATTACTAAACCAATAAAGCCTAAAGTATTGGTGAGTAAGGTTAAGGCGTTATTAAGACGCTTTAAAGAAGATGAAGCTGTTGATTCATTTAAAATTGGTAGCTTGGAAATTAATAGAGACGAGTATAAAATAACTTCAAAAGGAAAAGAAATTATCTTACCAAGAAAGGAGTTTGAATTGTTATCCTTATTAGCATCAAAACCTGGGAAAGTTTTTAAACGCGATGAAATACTTGATAGTGTTTGGGGTAACGAAGTGGTAGTTGGAGGTAGAACCATAGATGTGCACATACGTAAACTTCGCGAAAAAATTGGAGACGAAAGCTTTAAAACCATTAAAGGGGTTGGTTATAAGTTTGTAGAATAA
- a CDS encoding T9SS type A sorting domain-containing protein encodes MKKNYILTLFFALVFFTTLSGFSQNNANNTTIEQSIEDLSIYPNPVTNGKTFIYITSKLNLTKKIEFYDVLGKQIFSIVLTGKELNISNLSKGVYILKITENNISETRKLVIK; translated from the coding sequence ATGAAAAAAAACTACATTTTAACTTTATTTTTTGCATTAGTATTTTTTACAACCCTCTCGGGGTTTAGTCAAAATAATGCAAACAATACTACGATTGAACAAAGCATAGAAGACTTATCTATCTATCCCAACCCTGTTACTAACGGTAAAACCTTTATATATATTACATCTAAACTTAATTTAACGAAAAAAATTGAGTTTTACGATGTTTTAGGTAAACAAATTTTCAGCATAGTTTTAACTGGTAAGGAATTAAATATTTCCAACTTAAGTAAAGGTGTTTATATTTTAAAGATCACTGAAAATAATATAAGCGAAACAAGAAAATTAGTAATAAAGTAA